The Penaeus vannamei isolate JL-2024 chromosome 13, ASM4276789v1, whole genome shotgun sequence genome window below encodes:
- the LOC138863766 gene encoding uncharacterized protein has translation MSFTITISITTVNITTTTTSITITTKTIVIVTTTTFITIIITTKTIITSIIVTTTIFITTKTIIIVTTTTSITITTILIIFTTTFITITTIIIITTVTFITIIVIVTMSFTITISITTVNITTTTTSITITTKTIITIIITIIIVTTTTFITITTILIIFTMTFITITTIIIITTTTFITIIVIVTTMSFPITISITTVNITTTTTSITITTKTITIIILPNHYHHHHRQHHHHHDLNHHHHHHQDHRHYHHRHHHDLHHHHHHPHNLHHDLTTTTIIVTTIIAITIAPESYQCHHLYHHQSHHHHYNHHHHYLASP, from the exons atgaGCTTCACAATCACTATCAGCATCACCAccgtcaacatcaccaccaccacgacctcaatcaccatcaccaccaagaccatcgtcatcgtcaccaccacgaccttcatcaccatcatcatcaccaccaagaccatcatcaccagcatcatcgtcaccaccacgatCTTCATCACCACTaagaccatcatcatcgtcaccaccacgacctcaatcaccatcaccaccatcctcataatCTTCACCacgaccttcatcaccatcaccaccatcatcatcatcaccactgtgaccttcatcaccatcatcgtcatcgtcaccatgaGCTTCACAATCACTATCAGCATCACCAccgtcaacatcaccaccaccacgacctcaatcaccatcaccaccaagaccatcatcaccatcatcatc accatcatcatcgtcaccaccacgaccttcatcaccatcaccaccatcctcataatCTTCACCatgaccttcatcaccatcaccaccatcatcatcatcaccactacgaccttcatcaccatcatcgtcatcgtcaccaccatgaGCTTCCCAATCACTATCAGCATCACCAccgtcaacatcaccaccaccacgacctcaatcaccatcaccaccaagaccatcactatcatcatc CTTCccaatcactatcaccatcaccaccgtcaacatcaccaccaccacgacctcaatcaccatcaccatcaccaccaagaccatcgtcactatcatcatcgtcaccaccacgaccttcatcaccatcaccaccatcctcataatCTTCACCACgaccttaccaccaccaccatcatcgtcaccacaaTCATAGCTATCACCATCGCCCCTGAAAGTTACCAGTGTCATCACCTGTATCACCATCAaagtcaccatcaccactataatcatcaccaccattatcttgCATCACCATAA